From Theileria annulata chromosome 1, complete sequence, *** SEQUENCING IN PROGRESS ***, one genomic window encodes:
- a CDS encoding DEAD-box family (RNA) helicase, putative (Tap349e08.q2ks7.cand.117 - score = 38.99) — translation MLFYIITVIYGSISVYSYIISDSRIKYGNIPNYTRLESDEIIQNLNPTILSNLEKIGIQSLNQLQYECIPKILDDYIKNVCILSQTGTGKTLSYLVPIVQMILNSEEESTCVVIVPNSILMYQVYDVLNNLTSGLNIKVKTVDDVEKGKVPNIVISSPLKLLNKFKTYSLNYNFDAFKTVKYLVLDEVDQLFVHKQIIIEILKRTKNRCKTILSSSTLPDYGTKSDSNTVSKLFKNCSYIKSQDLHKIPSKVSLEFINYKDEDDRGMLILYRFNKVVEYLYSNNDRMIIYCNSSVNCEKLYNKLSNLGKNVHILNKNIDLMEQLLILTSLDKKMIILSTDHSSRGVDFKNIKTVIHYDFPTNVVNFIHRTGRVGRHGNEGNCLAFWSESDEFLKNHIENNLNSFVDCFIIFFRLSKVFSRKRGLRKKFKKAQKLLEPTLSQEISSESQEYSTESV, via the exons atgttattttatattatcacTGTAATATATGGATCAATTAGTgtatattcatatattatatCAGATTCCAGAATAAAGTATGGAAATATTCCTAATTACACACGATTAGAGTCAGATGAGATTATCCAG AATTTAAATCCTACGATTTTGTCAAATCTCGAAAAAATAG GAATCCAGAGTCTAAACCAATTGCAATACGAATGTATTCCAAAGATTCTTGACGATTACATAAAGAATGTGTGTATTTTATCGCAAACTGGCACCGGGAAAACACTATCATACTTGGTCCCAATTGTACAAATGATTCTTAAT TCGGAAGAAGAATCAACTTGTGTAGTTATAGTCCCAAATAGTATTTTGATGTATCAAGTTTATGATGTTTTGAATAACTTAACAAG CGGACTTAATATTAAAGTCAAGACTGTAGACGATGTTGAAAAGGGAAAAGTACCAAACATAGTCATATCATCtccattaaaattactcaACAAATTCAAAACGTATTCCTTAAACTATAATTTTGATGCTTTTAAAACTGTTAAATACCTGGTCCTGGATGAAGTTGACCAGTTATTTGTTCATAAACAG attaTAATTGAGATTCTCAAAAGGACTAAGAATAg gTGTAAGACAATTTTATCGTCTAGTACATTGCCAGATTATGGAACGAAAAGTGATTCTAACACTGTATCTAAATTGTTTAAGAACTGTTCATATATAAAGTCGCAAGACTTACATAAGATTCCTTCCAAAGTTTCACTTGaattcattaattacaaagatgaagatgataG AGgaatgttaattttatatagGTTTAATAAAGTTGTTGAATATCTGTATTCAAATAATGATCGCATGATAATTTACTGTAACAGTTCAGTAAATTGTGAGAAATTGTATAACAAATTGTCAAATCTCGGGAAAAATGTACACATCCTGAACAAg aacATTGATCTTATGGAACAGCTTTTGATCCTGACTAGTTTAGACAA gaaGATGATTATATTGTCAACTGACCACAGTAGTCGAGGTGTTGActttaagaatattaagaCTGTTATACATTACGATTTCCCAACCAACGtcgttaattttatacacag aACTGGTCGAGTTGGGAGACATGGGAATGAAGGCAATTGTCTTGCCTTTTGGTCAGAGTCTGATGagtttttgaaaaatcacattgaaaataatttaaattcgTTTGTTgattgttttattatattttttagacTTTCGAAGGTTTTTAGTAGGAAAAGAGGTCTTCGAAAGAAGTTTAAAAAGGCTCAAAAGTTACTAGAACCTACCCTGTCTCAAGAAATTTCCAGTGAGTCTCAAGAATATTCTACTGAATCTGTTTAA
- a CDS encoding uncharacterized protein (1 probable transmembrane helix predicted for TA06430 by TMHMM2.0 at aa 574-592), with protein sequence MLDYTSPRNSTPLSCDSAYTQAEAVKSDYGRHQSFTWHNAVGKNNELVSVFKISLKTKDYEIVTPYDVDLAKHHAKHIKTVRHPFILKVLDSYESDSAICIITERCYPFKSKYLASDPTLGISQVCSALNFLHKKCKLVYSMVNPYGIGVKEDGSWCLYNFELVSDIDKTLSQHQNVVKNHISFNDGWRPTIQNLNLNSVHFDNWQLAVFICWVYALISDNEERCNIKRYGFDFNSFRLIVPKVLHQFLNELLGDGEVDLDMVLKTNPYFKDNITFNTITFISELHIKTQFEIEEFFTKLPENINKIPVLIRCKQLLPEILKSINLCKNFLPMILDCVIMICKSIVLQDFRKHVYPSILDLFKDNDKSIRFCLLKRINELDELLDENQVSQDMFEYFYVGFTDPSPQIRGETIKSLSYLIRKINSKQKVSCTYSLLKCVSDSEPTIRANSIICFAKIIPFIEPELVSKVLPQVWRNGLHDTFLKSKIASLESISASHIFLTPEDKAHSLIPLVSETLLDPDVQVRRLSFDTISKLLDSLKPFAIPGNFIPNQFLQKVLRNQLVKRVGKFNLSNYIYISVYILVDFYIYYSILTH encoded by the exons atgttgGACTACACATCTCCAAGAAATTCTACTCCTCTGTCATGTGATTCAGCCTACACTCAAGCTGAAGCTGTAAAATCCGACTATGGCCGCCACCAGTCATTTACATGGCACAACGCAGTTGGAAAAAACAATGAACTTGTTTcagtttttaaaatttctttaaaaaCCAAAGATTACGAAA TTGTAACTCCGTATGATGTTGATTTGGCAAAGCATCATGCCAAACACATTAAGACTGTACGACATCCATTTATTCTTAAGGTTCTAGACTCATATGAGTCAGATTCTGCAATTTGTATCATTACTGAGCGATGTTATCCTTTTAAAAGCAAGT ATTTGGCTTCAGACCCTACTCTAGGCATTAGCCAGGTCTGTTCAGCCTTAAACTTTCTACACAAAAAGTGTAAACTAGTTTATTCAATGGTTAATCCATATGGTATTGGAGTCAAAGAAGATG gttCTTGgtgtttatataattttgagCTTGTTTCTGATATTGATAAGACTCTTAGTCAACATCAAAATGTTGTTAAAAATCATATTTCATTCAATGATGGTTGGAGACCAACAATACAAAATCTTAACCTCAATTCTGTACATTTCGACAA TTGGCAACTTGCAGTTTTCATATGCTGGGTTTATGCTTTAATTTCTGATAATGAGGAACgttgtaatattaaaagataTGGCTTTGATTTCAATTCTTTCAGACTTATTGTACCCAAAGTTCTACACCAATTCTTAAAC GAATTACTTGGTGATGGTGAAGTGGATTTGGATATGGTATTAAAAACGAACCCATATTTTAAGGATAATATAACCTTTAATACCATTACATTTATCTCAGAATTACATATAAAAACACAATTTGAAATTGAAGAATTCTTTACAAAACTACcagaaaatattaataaaatccCAGTACTAATACGG TGTAAACAATTGTTACCTGAGATATTAAAGAGTATTAACTTGTGTAAGAATTTTTTGCCTATGATTTTGGACTGTGTGATAATGATTTGTAAATCAATAGTACTACAGGACTTTAGAAAACATGTGTATCCATCGATTCTGGACCTTTTTAAGGATAATGACAAGTCAATAAGGTTCTGTCTCTTGAAGAGAATTAATGAACTGGACGAATTATTGGATGAGAATCAAGTGTCCCAAGACATgtttgaatatttttacGTTGGGTTCACTGATCCTTCACCTCAAATTAGAGGTGAAACTATAAAGTCACTCTCATACCTGATTCGGAAAATAAACTCTAAACAAAAGGTCAGTTGTACCTACTCACTTCTCAAATGTGTTTCTGACTCTGAGCCTACAATCAGAGCCAATTCCATAATTTGTTTTGCTAAAATTATACCATTCATTGAGCCTGAGCTGGTTTCTAAAGTCCTGCCACAAGTTTGGAGAAATGGTCTCCACGATACCTTTTTAAAGTCAAAAATCGCTTCTCTTGAG TCAATATCTGCATCACACATTTTTCTTACACCTGAGGATAAGGCTCATTCTCTAATTCCACTGGTTTCTGAGACTCTTTTAGACCCTGATGTTCAAGTTCGTAGACTTTCATTTGACACAATTTCAAAGCTTTTGGACTCTTTAAAACCCTTTGCAATTCcaggtaattttataccAAATCAATTTCTTCAGAAAGTGTTGAGAAATCAACTGGTGAAAAGAGTTGGTAAATTTAATctttcaaattatatatacattagTGTATATATACTAGTGGATTTctatatatactattcCATACTTACACACTAA
- a CDS encoding 60S ribosomal protein L31, putative (Tap349e08.q2ks7.C.cand.18 - score = 11.09) yields the protein MIFLDKHKRKTLAPLTRDYTIHLHKMVHRVTFKRKAPTAVKKIKEFASRAMKTKDVRLDTRLNEFLWSNGIKNLPRRVRVRVSRRRNDDEDAKEPMYTLVQHIPVDDFSGLQTEVVANE from the exons atgattttctTAGATAAGCATAAGAGGAAGACATTGGCTCCCTTGACCAGGGATTATACTATCCATTTGCACAAGATGGTTCATCGCGTTACTTTTAAGAGAAAGGCACCCACAGCTGTCAAGAAGATAAAGGAATTTGCATCAAGAGCCATGAAAACAAAG GATGTCCGTCTTGATACAAGATTGAATGAATTTTTGTGGTCAAATGGTATCAAAAATCTCCCAAGAAGAGTTAGGGTTAGGGTTTCCAGGAGACGTAATGACGACGAGGATGCCAAGGAACCAATGTATACTCTCGTTCAGCACATTCCAGTAGATGACTTTTCAGGACTCCAAACTGAAGTTGTAGCTAACGAATAA